A window of Festucalex cinctus isolate MCC-2025b chromosome 6, RoL_Fcin_1.0, whole genome shotgun sequence contains these coding sequences:
- the lsm6 gene encoding U6 snRNA-associated Sm-like protein LSm6: protein MSLRKQTPSDFLKQIIGRPVVVKLNSGVDYRGVLACLDGYMNIAIEQTEEYVNGQLKNKYGDAFLRGNNVLYISTQKRKV, encoded by the exons ATGAGTCTCCGAAAGCAGACCCCCAGTGACTTCCTGAAGCAGATCATCGGCAGGCCGGTGGTGGTCAAGCTGAACTCGGGCGTCGACTACCGAG GTGTCCTGGCCTGCTTGGATGGTTACATGAACATCGCCATCGAGCAGACAGAGGAATATGTCAACGGGCAGCTCAAGAACAAATACGGCGATGCCTTTCTAAGAGGAAACAATG TTCTTTACATCAGCACACAGAAGAGGAAAGTCTAG